From Primulina tabacum isolate GXHZ01 chromosome 2, ASM2559414v2, whole genome shotgun sequence, one genomic window encodes:
- the LOC142537736 gene encoding cysteine proteinase inhibitor 5-like — protein MAPKFFSLIVVAFSILLASSSIKASFAGWQAISNLTDPKVVEIGKFAVKEHNKRVNALLRFESIVKGETQIVNGINYRLIISATDALATNAESNYRVVVWDKPWKKERRLTSFEKLLG, from the coding sequence ATGGCACCCAAATTTTTCTCGTTGATTGTTGTTGCCTTCTCAATTCTTCTTGCTTCCTCTTCGATCAAAGCCTCCTTCGCCGGTTGGCAGGCGATCAGTAACTTGACCGACCCAAAGGTGGTTGAGATAGGGAAGTTTGCGGTGAAAGAGCACAACAAGCGGGTCAATGCCTTGTTAAGATTTGAGTCGATAGTAAAAGGAGAAACTCAAATAGTTAATGGTATTAATTACAGGCTCATCATTTCCGCCACGGATGCCCTCGCCACGAATGCAGAAAGCAATTACCGGGTTGTTGTTTGGGACAAGCCTTGGAAGAAAGAGAGGCGGCTCACTTCATTTGAGAAATTGCTTGgttaa
- the LOC142537744 gene encoding cysteine proteinase inhibitor 5-like, with amino-acid sequence MAPKFFSLLVVTFSILLASSSIKASFAGWQAISNLTDPKVVEIGKFAVKEHNKRVNALLRFESIVKGETQIVNGINYRLIISATDALATNAESNYWVVVWDKPWKKERRLISFEKLLD; translated from the coding sequence ATGGCACCCAAATTTTTCTCGTTGCTTGTTGTTACCTTCTCAATTCTTCTTGCTTCCTCTTCGATCAAAGCCTCCTTCGCCGGTTGGCAGGCGATCAGTAACTTGACCGACCCAAAGGTGGTTGAGATAGGGAAGTTTGCGGTGAAAGAGCACAACAAGCGGGTCAATGCCTTGTTAAGATTTGAGTCGATAGTAAAAGGAGAAACTCAAATAGTTAATGGTATTAATTACAGGCTCATCATTTCCGCCACGGATGCCCTCGCCACGAATGCCGAAAGCAATTACTGGGTGGTTGTTTGGGACAAGCCTTGGAAGAAAGAGAGGCGGCTCATTTCATTTGAGAAATTGCTTGattaa
- the LOC142537746 gene encoding cysteine proteinase inhibitor 5-like, protein MAPKCFSLLVITFSILLSSSSIKASFAGWQAISNLTDPKVVEIGKFAVKEHNKRVNALLRFESIVKGETQIVNGINYRLIISATDALATNAESNYRVVVWDKPWKKERRLISFEKLLD, encoded by the coding sequence ATGGCACCCAAATGTTTCTCGTTGCTTGTTATTACCTTCTCAATTCTTCTTTCTTCCTCTTCGATCAAAGCCTCCTTCGCCGGTTGGCAGGCGATCAGTAACTTGACCGACCCAAAGGTGGTTGAGATAGGGAAGTTTGCGGTGAAAGAGCACAACAAGCGGGTCAATGCCTTGTTAAGATTTGAGTCGATAGTAAAAGGAGAAACTCAAATAGTTAATGGTATTAATTACAGGCTCATCATTTCCGCCACGGATGCTCTCGCCACGAATGCCGAAAGCAATTATCGGGTGGTTGTTTGGGACAAGCCTTGGAAGAAAGAGAGGCGGCTCATTTCATTTGAGAAATTGCTTGattaa
- the LOC142537742 gene encoding cysteine proteinase inhibitor 5-like produces the protein MAPKFFSLIVVAFSILLASSSIKASFAGWQAISNLTDPKVVEIGKFAVKEHNKRVNALLRFESIVKGETQIVNGINYRLIISATDALATNAESNYLVVVWDKPWEKERTASFHLRNCLVNVYIL, from the coding sequence ATGGCACCCAAATTTTTCTCGTTGATTGTTGTTGCCTTCTCAATTCTTCTTGCTTCCTCTTCAATCAAAGCCTCCTTCGCCGGTTGGCAGGCGATCAGTAACTTGACCGACCCAAAGGTGGTTGAGATAGGGAAGTTTGCGGTGAAAGAGCACAACAAGCGGGTCAATGCCTTGTTAAGATTTGAGTCGATAGTAAAAGGAGAAACTCAAATAGTTAATGGTATTAATTACAGGCTCATCATTTCCGCCACGGATGCCCTCGCCACGAATGCCGAAAGCAATTACCTGGTTGTTGTTTGGGACAAGCCTTGGGAGAAAGAGAGGACGGCCTCATTTCATTTGAGAAATTGCTTGgttaatgtatatatattgtga
- the LOC142537740 gene encoding cysteine proteinase inhibitor 5-like yields the protein MAPKFFSLIVVAFSILLASSSIKASFAGWQAISNLTDPKVVEIGKFAVKEHNKRVNALLRFESIVKGETQIVNGINYRLIISATDALATNAESNYLVVVWDKPWEKERRLISFEKLLG from the coding sequence ATGGCACCCAAATTTTTCTCGTTGATTGTTGTTGCCTTCTCAATTCTTCTTGCTTCCTCTTCAATCAAAGCCTCCTTCGCCGGTTGGCAGGCGATCAGTAACTTGACCGACCCAAAGGTGGTTGAGATAGGGAAGTTTGCGGTGAAAGAGCACAACAAGCGGGTCAATGCCTTGTTAAGATTTGAGTCGATAGTAAAAGGAGAAACTCAAATAGTTAATGGTATTAATTACAGGCTCATCATTTCCGCCACGGATGCCCTCGCCACGAATGCCGAAAGCAATTACCTGGTTGTTGTTTGGGACAAGCCTTGGGAGAAAGAGAGGCGGCTCATTTCATTTGAGAAATTGCTTGgttaa
- the LOC142537737 gene encoding cysteine proteinase inhibitor 5-like gives MAPKFFSLLVVTFSILLASSSIKASFAGWQAISNLTDPKVVEIGKFAVKEHNKRVNALLRFESIVKGETQIVNGINYRLIISATDALATNAESNYRVVVWDKPWKKERRLISFEKLLD, from the coding sequence ATGGCACCCAAATTTTTCTCGTTGCTTGTTGTTACCTTCTCAATTCTTCTTGCTTCCTCTTCGATCAAAGCCTCCTTCGCCGGTTGGCAGGCGATCAGTAACTTGACCGACCCAAAGGTGGTTGAGATAGGGAAGTTTGCGGTGAAAGAGCACAACAAGCGGGTCAATGCCTTGTTAAGATTTGAGTCGATAGTAAAAGGAGAAACTCAAATAGTTAATGGTATTAATTACAGGCTCATCATTTCCGCCACGGATGCCCTCGCCACGAATGCCGAAAGCAATTACCGGGTGGTTGTTTGGGACAAGCCTTGGAAGAAAGAGAGGCGGCTCATTTCATTTGAGAAATTGCTTGattaa
- the LOC142537734 gene encoding cysteine proteinase inhibitor 5-like: MAPKFFPLLVVTFSILLASSSIKASFAGWQAISNLTDPKVVEIGKFAVKEHNKRVNALLRFESIIKGETQIVNGINYRLIISATDALATNAESNYQVVVWDKPWKKERRLISFEKLLD, from the coding sequence ATGGCACCCAAATTTTTCCCGTTGCTTGTTGTTACCTTCTCAATTCTTCTTGCTTCCTCTTCGATCAAAGCCTCCTTCGCCGGTTGGCAGGCGATCAGTAACTTGACCGACCCAAAGGTGGTTGAGATAGGGAAGTTTGCGGTGAAAGAGCACAACAAGCGGGTCAATGCCTTGTTAAGATTTGAGTCGATAATAAAAGGAGAAACTCAAATAGTTAATGGTATTAATTACAGGCTCATCATTTCCGCCACGGATGCCCTCGCCACGAATGCCGAAAGCAATTACCAGGTGGTTGTTTGGGACAAGCCTTGGAAGAAAGAGAGGCGGCTCATTTCATTTGAGAAATTGCTTGattaa
- the LOC142537732 gene encoding cysteine proteinase inhibitor 5-like, which produces MASKFFSLLVVTFSILLASSSIKASFTGWQAISNLTDPKVVEIGRFAVKEHNKRVNALLRFESIVKGETQIVNGINYRLIISATDALATNAESNYRVVVWDKPWKKERRLISFEKLLD; this is translated from the coding sequence ATGGCATCCAAATTTTTCTCGTTGCTTGTTGTTACCTTCTCAATTCTTCTTGCTTCCTCTTCGATCAAAGCCTCCTTCACCGGTTGGCAGGCGATAAGTAACTTGACCGACCCAAAGGTGGTTGAGATAGGAAGGTTTGCGGTGAAAGAGCACAACAAGCGGGTCAATGCCTTGTTAAGATTTGAGTCGATAGTAAAAGGAGAAACTCAAATAGTTAATGGTATTAATTACAGGCTCATCATTTCCGCCACGGATGCCCTCGCCACGAATGCCGAAAGCAATTACCGGGTGGTTGTTTGGGACAAGCCTTGGAAGAAAGAGAGGCGGCTCATTTCATTTGAGAAATTGCTTGattaa
- the LOC142537735 gene encoding cysteine proteinase inhibitor 5-like translates to MAPKFFSLIVVAFSILLASSSIKASFAGWQAISNLTDPKVVEIGKFAVKEHNKRVNALLRFESIVKGETQIVNGINYRLIISATDALATNAESNYRVVVWDKPWKKERRLISFEKLLG, encoded by the coding sequence ATGGCACCCAAATTTTTCTCGTTGATTGTTGTTGCCTTCTCAATTCTTCTTGCTTCCTCTTCGATCAAAGCCTCCTTCGCCGGTTGGCAGGCGATCAGTAACTTGACCGACCCAAAGGTGGTTGAGATAGGGAAGTTTGCGGTGAAAGAGCACAACAAGCGGGTCAATGCCTTGTTAAGATTTGAGTCGATAGTAAAAGGAGAAACTCAAATAGTTAATGGTATTAATTACAGGCTCATCATTTCCGCCACGGATGCCCTCGCCACGAATGCAGAAAGCAATTACCGGGTTGTTGTTTGGGACAAGCCTTGGAAGAAAGAGAGGCGGCTCATTTCATTTGAGAAATTGCTTGgttaa
- the LOC142537743 gene encoding cysteine proteinase inhibitor 5-like, giving the protein MAPKFFLLLVVTFSILLASSSIKASFAGWQAISNLTDPMVVEIGKFAVKEHNKRVNALLRFESIVKGETQIVNGINYRLIISATDALATNAESNYRVVVWDKPWKKERRLISFEKLLD; this is encoded by the coding sequence ATGGCACCCAAATTTTTCTTGTTGCTTGTTGTTACCTTCTCAATTCTTCTTGCTTCCTCTTCGATCAAAGCCTCCTTCGCCGGTTGGCAGGCGATCAGTAACTTGACCGACCCAATGGTGGTTGAGATAGGGAAGTTTGCGGTGAAAGAGCACAACAAGCGGGTCAATGCCTTGTTAAGATTTGAGTCGATAGTAAAAGGAGAAACTCAAATAGTTAATGGTATTAATTACAGGCTCATCATTTCCGCCACGGATGCCCTCGCCACGAATGCCGAAAGCAATTACCGGGTGGTTGTTTGGGACAAGCCTTGGAAGAAAGAGAGGCGGCTCATTTCATTTGAGAAATTGCTTGattaa
- the LOC142537745 gene encoding cysteine proteinase inhibitor 5-like has product MAPKCFSLLVVTFSILLASSSIKASFAGWQAISNLTDPKVVEIGKFAVKEHNKRVNALLRFESIVRGETQIVNGINYRLIISATDALATNAESNYRVVVWDKPWKKERRLISFEKLLD; this is encoded by the coding sequence ATGGCACCCAAATGTTTCTCGTTGCTTGTTGTTACCTTCTCAATTCTTCTTGCTTCCTCTTCGATCAAAGCCTCCTTCGCCGGTTGGCAGGCGATCAGTAACTTGACCGACCCAAAGGTGGTTGAGATAGGGAAGTTTGCGGTGAAAGAGCACAACAAGCGGGTCAATGCCTTGTTAAGATTTGAGTCGATAGTAAGAGGAGAAACTCAAATAGTTAATGGTATTAATTACAGGCTCATCATTTCCGCCACGGATGCTCTCGCCACGAATGCCGAAAGCAATTACCGGGTGGTTGTTTGGGACAAGCCTTGGAAGAAAGAGAGGCGGCTCATTTCATTTGAGAAATTGCTTGattaa
- the LOC142537733 gene encoding cysteine proteinase inhibitor 5-like, with amino-acid sequence MAPKFFSLLVVTFSILLASSTIKASFAGWQAISNLTDPKVVEIGKFAVKEHNKRVNALLRFESIVKGETQIVNGINYRLIISATDALATNAESNYRVVVWDKPWKKERRLISFEKLLD; translated from the coding sequence ATGGCACCCAAATTTTTCTCGTTGCTTGTTGTTACCTTCTCAATTCTTCTTGCTTCCTCTACGATCAAAGCCTCCTTCGCCGGTTGGCAGGCGATCAGTAACTTGACAGACCCAAAGGTGGTTGAGATAGGGAAGTTTGCGGTGAAAGAGCACAACAAGCGGGTCAATGCCTTGTTAAGATTTGAGTCGATAGTAAAAGGAGAAACTCAAATAGTTAATGGTATTAATTACAGGCTCATCATTTCCGCCACGGATGCCCTCGCCACGAATGCCGAAAGCAATTACCGGGTGGTTGTTTGGGACAAGCCTTGGAAGAAAGAGAGGCGGCTCATTTCATTTGAGAAATTGCTTGattaa